The Desulfosporosinus acidiphilus SJ4 genome has a window encoding:
- a CDS encoding Na+/H+ antiporter NhaC family protein, translating to MIYTGINLGIIASAIIIILGVSQNISVGILLMACWLLFVIISLTKGYSIKSIFEMSILGGRKSFVVVEILLLIGAVTGAWMVSGTIPGIVYYSLHFIQPNTFILLTFIICCAVSFLLGSATGTASVVGLPLIIIARGGDVNLNIAAGAIIAGVYFGDRCSPMSSSAALVANLTDTNLFQNIRNMLYSSLAPFILSLGFYYELSRLNPLKVGNNNLPQEILRTFKIEYLVLIPIVVILVLSFRKISIKYSMFLSVFAAFVIAVIVQGYPPLEVMKDILFGFKLNSHSFLQNILAGGGVISMVKACVIVFIACCLAGILEGINAFDGIKNVLHSKKPTGPLLYGITAMLSTLTAALGCSQSIAVVMTNQIMKDCYLQENYRFALDIENSCILTSALIPWNVAALLCTTTLGVSLYGFIPYAFYLYSFPMVYFLSFFFKFKEKIKKTNPDHNFNGIYPR from the coding sequence ATGATATATACGGGTATTAATCTCGGCATTATTGCTTCTGCAATCATCATTATTCTGGGTGTTTCCCAAAACATATCGGTGGGTATCTTGTTAATGGCTTGTTGGCTGCTCTTTGTAATAATTAGCCTAACTAAAGGTTATAGCATCAAGAGTATTTTTGAGATGTCTATCCTGGGAGGAAGAAAATCATTCGTTGTTGTTGAAATACTTCTCCTTATCGGCGCTGTGACAGGTGCCTGGATGGTCTCAGGAACAATTCCCGGAATCGTATATTATAGCCTTCACTTTATTCAACCCAATACCTTTATCCTGCTGACATTCATAATTTGTTGTGCTGTTTCATTTTTGCTAGGTTCCGCCACGGGAACTGCCAGCGTTGTGGGCCTGCCGCTGATTATTATAGCAAGAGGCGGAGATGTTAACTTAAATATCGCGGCGGGAGCAATTATTGCCGGTGTTTATTTCGGCGACAGATGCTCTCCCATGTCCTCCAGTGCGGCTTTGGTAGCGAACCTGACGGATACAAATCTTTTCCAAAATATAAGAAATATGCTTTATTCTTCGCTTGCTCCTTTTATCTTGTCTTTAGGTTTTTATTATGAATTGTCGAGATTAAACCCCTTAAAAGTTGGGAATAACAATTTGCCTCAGGAAATTCTGAGAACGTTTAAAATCGAATACTTGGTACTTATTCCGATCGTCGTAATACTGGTGCTCTCCTTTCGTAAGATAAGTATCAAGTACTCTATGTTTTTAAGCGTATTTGCCGCCTTCGTCATTGCTGTAATAGTCCAAGGTTATCCCCCCCTGGAAGTGATGAAGGATATACTATTTGGTTTCAAGCTCAATTCTCATAGCTTCCTGCAGAATATCCTCGCAGGAGGCGGAGTAATATCCATGGTCAAAGCCTGTGTCATAGTCTTTATAGCTTGCTGCCTTGCAGGGATTCTTGAAGGGATAAATGCCTTCGACGGTATTAAAAATGTCCTTCATAGTAAAAAACCAACCGGGCCCCTGCTCTATGGAATTACAGCGATGTTAAGTACACTGACGGCTGCTTTGGGATGCTCACAGTCCATAGCCGTAGTCATGACGAACCAAATAATGAAGGATTGCTATTTGCAAGAAAACTACCGGTTTGCCTTAGATATTGAAAATTCCTGTATACTTACATCTGCGCTGATTCCCTGGAACGTAGCGGCTCTGCTTTGTACTACAACGCTGGGTGTCAGCCTATACGGTTTTATTCCCTATGCATTTTACTTGTATAGCTTCCCAATGGTATATTTTCTTTCCTTCTTTTTTAAGTTTAAGGAAAAAATCAAGAAGACCAATCCTGACCATAATTTTAATGGCATATACCCTCGGTAA